The sequence below is a genomic window from bacterium.
TCCATCCCCCTCATAAGGGAAAATTCTTTTAGGTCGAGAAATTCGTCGTTTTTTTCCGAGAAACCTGAATCGATAAAAACAGGTATAAATTCAACAGTTCGAGCCCACCAAGGAGATTTTTCCCTGAAAATATCAAGTAGGACCAATGAATCCTTACCGCCACTGACCGCTATAAGAACTCGGTCACCGTCTTCGAAAAGATGAAACATGCCCACAGCCTTTTTCACCGAACGCAGAAGGACGCTTTTTCTTTTATTAGCTGAAAGGTTTCTAAAACCACTGTTCAAAGGTTGACTACTCCTTTGCTGTAACGGGGAACGATAGTATGAGATCCGATCTGAGTGCAAAATGCAACATCCTCAATAAGACCGAGATTTTGAGAAAGATAGGTAGGATGTTCCGCTGAGGCAAGGGTTTCATCTGGTGCAGAAACATACCTCCCGAATAGCCATCGCGCACAAACCGCCGAATCTGATTGAAGAACAGGTTTTTTCCCAATTCTGATTAATTCGTCAATAATCATCCCGGCACAAATAGTGTCTTCGAGCGAAAAACGCCCGAGTTTGCCCGAACATACCAATAATAATTTCTCGGCATGTCTTACTTCATTTATTAAGCTGGGCATATTTATAAAACCCCCAATAAACACCTCGTAGGCATCGGAGCAGGCCAGGAGTGTTTTGCTACCATTGGTCGAGGCGAAAATCAGTGTTCTTCCCATGACCATTTCTGCTGTGTATTCGAGAGGGGAGTTTCCAAGGTCGAAACC
It includes:
- a CDS encoding 2-phosphosulfolactate phosphatase, giving the protein GFDLGNSPLEYTAEMVMGRTLIFASTNGSKTLLACSDAYEVFIGGFINMPSLINEVRHAEKLLLVCSGKLGRFSLEDTICAGMIIDELIRIGKKPVLQSDSAVCARWLFGRYVSAPDETLASAEHPTYLSQNLGLIEDVAFCTQIGSHTIVPRYSKGVVNL